The following are encoded together in the Ooceraea biroi isolate clonal line C1 chromosome 2, Obir_v5.4, whole genome shotgun sequence genome:
- the LOC105276788 gene encoding phospholipase D3 isoform X1, which translates to MSFFGRRMGGGGGGSEHTGRNLQDGLFQIASQACHILVQVNNTHNVSYGGNNNVNNIAYSKYSVAGGSAVPTTSSSTKGPTTAKTYAGPQGKDQDVVVLLPHRKNRAPRLKHKLSTVSENARLDVNSPGGDDDLELWDQSGFMLRHDMDDPLANAKWGAQSWCRPSCIPITIILILIVLVVLLPLLDHAADKYALNATAFDAESTCMDRCSVFLVETIPVGMNYNNSTARHESIYDSWMDLIGMAQDTIEIASLYWTMKREDVFPDDSAKQGEQVFQSLLEAGRDRQITLKIAQNLPSRLSPNVDTQILAKKANAQVKSLNFAGLLGGGVLHTKLWLIDRTHVYVGSANMDWRSLSQVKELGLVALNCSCLAKDYAKIFDVYWKLGEDGKVPSTWPDSLSTKINIDNPMNFTYMDNKYKLFIASSPPPFSPKGRSNDLDAILHCIAKAEKFIYISVMDYFPLTIYTAQVKYWPIIDNALRAAAIERKIDIRLLISWWKHSRPSESYFLKSLQDLTRSYANVNIEVRRFIVPTIPYLDKIPYTRVNHNKYMVTDVAAYIGTSNWSGDYFIDTAGIGTVFETVRQQNGDSVRQQLEDVFHRDCRHLPDIALAFAQIADTIACLTDISLKRRRGKTCLTRIVLAAGAIY; encoded by the exons GTAAATAATACGCACAACGTTTCTTATGGAGGTAATAATAATGTGAACAACATCGCGTACTCGAAGTACTCTGTGGCCGGCGGCTCTGCTGTTCCGAcaacatcgtcgtcgacgaaaGGGCCGACCACCGCTAAAACATACGCGGGACCTCAGGGAAAGGATCAGGACGTGGTGGTGTTGCTGCCGCACCGCAAGAACAGAGCGCCACGACTTAAGCACAAATTATCG ACTGTGTCCGAGAACGCACGGCTTGACGTGAACTCTCCGGGTGGCGACGACGATCTAGAGTTATGGGACCAGTCTGGATTTATGTTGAGACACGACATGGATGATCCTCTTGCGAATGCAAA GTGGGGTGCGCAGAGTTGGTGCAGACCTAGTTGCATACCAATAACGATCATTCTGATCTTGATCGTCTTGGTGGTGCTGTTGCCGCTCCTCGACCACGCGGCGGACAAATATGCGTTGAACGCCACTGCGTTCGATGCGGAATCGACATGCATGGATCGTTGCAGCGTGTTCCTAGTGGAGACCATACCGGTGGGCATGAATTATAACAATAGCACGGCGCGGCACGAGAGCATCTACGATTCCTGGATGGATCTTATCGGGATGGCTCAAGACACCATTGAGATCGCGTCGCTTTACTGGACGATGAAGAGAGAAGATGTGTTTCCTGATGACAGCGCTAAGCAG GGTGAACAGGTGTTCCAATCGCTCCTGGAAGCCGGAAGAGACAGGCAAATTACGCTGAAAATCGCGCAGAATCTTCCTTCACGCTTGTCCCCGAACGTCGACACGCAAATCTTGGCGAAAAAGGCTAACGCGCAG GTGAAGAGTTTAAATTTCGCTGGTCTGCTTGGCGGCGGGGTGCTCCACACGAAACTGTGGCTCATCGATCGTACCCACGTGTACGTCGGCTCGGCGAACATGGACTGGAGGTCTCTGTCGCAAGTGAAGGAGCTCGGTTTAGTAGCTTTAAACTGTTCCTGTTTAGCAAAAGATTACGCCAAGATATTCGAC GTGTACTGGAAGTTGGGCGAAGACGGTAAAGTGCCTTCCACGTGGCCAGATTCCCTAAGCACAAAGATAAACATAGATAATCCTatgaattttacatatatggataataagtacaaattatttatcgca AGTTCACCTCCACCGTTCTCGCCGAAAGGTAGGAGCAACGACCTTGACGCGATCCTGCACTGCATCGCCAAGGCGGAAAAGTTTATCTACATCTCCGTGATGGATTATTTCCCGCTGACGATATATACTGCACAAGTAAA GTACTGGCCAATAATAGACAACGCTCTGAGGGCGGCGGCGATCGAGCGCAAGATAGATATCCGCCTGTTGATCTCTTGGTGGAAACATTCGAGGCCATCCGAATCATATTTCCTCAAATCGCTACAAGATCTGACGCGCAGCTATGCCAATGTTAATATCGAAGTG AGGAGATTTATCGTGCCCACCATTCCGTACCTGGACAAGATACCGTACACGAGAGTGAACCACAACAAATACATGGTCACCGACGTGGCGGCCTATATCGGCACGAGCAATTGGTCGGGCGATTACTTCATCGATACGGCTG GAATCGGCACCGTCTTCGAGACCGTCAGGCAGCAGAACGGGGACAGCGTAAGGCAACAGCTGGAAGACGTCTTTCACCGTGACTG CCGCCATTTACCCGATATCGCGCTTGCGTTTGCACAGATAGCAGACACAATTGCGTGCCTGACAGACATATCGCTTAAACGAAGAAGGGGAAAAACGTGCCTTACGAGAATTGTCCTAGCGGCAGGCGCGATATATTAA
- the LOC105276788 gene encoding phospholipase D3 isoform X2 produces MSFFGRRMGGGGGGSEHTGRNLQDGLFQIASQACHILVQVNNTHNVSYGGNNNVNNIAYSKYSVAGGSAVPTTSSSTKGPTTAKTYAGPQGKDQDVVVLLPHRKNRAPRLKHKLSTVSENARLDVNSPGGDDDLELWDQSGFMLRHDMDDPLANAKWGAQSWCRPSCIPITIILILIVLVVLLPLLDHAADKYALNATAFDAESTCMDRCSVFLVETIPVGMNYNNSTARHESIYDSWMDLIGMAQDTIEIASLYWTMKREDVFPDDSAKQGEQVFQSLLEAGRDRQITLKIAQNLPSRLSPNVDTQILAKKANAQVKSLNFAGLLGGGVLHTKLWLIDRTHVYVGSANMDWRSLSQVKELGLVALNCSCLAKDYAKIFDVYWKLGEDGKVPSTWPDSLSTKINIDNPMNFTYMDNKYKLFIASSPPPFSPKGRSNDLDAILHCIAKAEKFIYISVMDYFPLTIYTAQVKYWPIIDNALRAAAIERKIDIRLLISWWKHSRPSESYFLKSLQDLTRSYANVNIEVRRFIVPTIPYLDKIPYTRVNHNKYMVTDVAAYIGTSNWSGDYFIDTAGIGTVFETVRQQNGDSVRQQLEDVFHRDWYSNYSFPLNPPFTRYRACVCTDSRHNCVPDRHIA; encoded by the exons GTAAATAATACGCACAACGTTTCTTATGGAGGTAATAATAATGTGAACAACATCGCGTACTCGAAGTACTCTGTGGCCGGCGGCTCTGCTGTTCCGAcaacatcgtcgtcgacgaaaGGGCCGACCACCGCTAAAACATACGCGGGACCTCAGGGAAAGGATCAGGACGTGGTGGTGTTGCTGCCGCACCGCAAGAACAGAGCGCCACGACTTAAGCACAAATTATCG ACTGTGTCCGAGAACGCACGGCTTGACGTGAACTCTCCGGGTGGCGACGACGATCTAGAGTTATGGGACCAGTCTGGATTTATGTTGAGACACGACATGGATGATCCTCTTGCGAATGCAAA GTGGGGTGCGCAGAGTTGGTGCAGACCTAGTTGCATACCAATAACGATCATTCTGATCTTGATCGTCTTGGTGGTGCTGTTGCCGCTCCTCGACCACGCGGCGGACAAATATGCGTTGAACGCCACTGCGTTCGATGCGGAATCGACATGCATGGATCGTTGCAGCGTGTTCCTAGTGGAGACCATACCGGTGGGCATGAATTATAACAATAGCACGGCGCGGCACGAGAGCATCTACGATTCCTGGATGGATCTTATCGGGATGGCTCAAGACACCATTGAGATCGCGTCGCTTTACTGGACGATGAAGAGAGAAGATGTGTTTCCTGATGACAGCGCTAAGCAG GGTGAACAGGTGTTCCAATCGCTCCTGGAAGCCGGAAGAGACAGGCAAATTACGCTGAAAATCGCGCAGAATCTTCCTTCACGCTTGTCCCCGAACGTCGACACGCAAATCTTGGCGAAAAAGGCTAACGCGCAG GTGAAGAGTTTAAATTTCGCTGGTCTGCTTGGCGGCGGGGTGCTCCACACGAAACTGTGGCTCATCGATCGTACCCACGTGTACGTCGGCTCGGCGAACATGGACTGGAGGTCTCTGTCGCAAGTGAAGGAGCTCGGTTTAGTAGCTTTAAACTGTTCCTGTTTAGCAAAAGATTACGCCAAGATATTCGAC GTGTACTGGAAGTTGGGCGAAGACGGTAAAGTGCCTTCCACGTGGCCAGATTCCCTAAGCACAAAGATAAACATAGATAATCCTatgaattttacatatatggataataagtacaaattatttatcgca AGTTCACCTCCACCGTTCTCGCCGAAAGGTAGGAGCAACGACCTTGACGCGATCCTGCACTGCATCGCCAAGGCGGAAAAGTTTATCTACATCTCCGTGATGGATTATTTCCCGCTGACGATATATACTGCACAAGTAAA GTACTGGCCAATAATAGACAACGCTCTGAGGGCGGCGGCGATCGAGCGCAAGATAGATATCCGCCTGTTGATCTCTTGGTGGAAACATTCGAGGCCATCCGAATCATATTTCCTCAAATCGCTACAAGATCTGACGCGCAGCTATGCCAATGTTAATATCGAAGTG AGGAGATTTATCGTGCCCACCATTCCGTACCTGGACAAGATACCGTACACGAGAGTGAACCACAACAAATACATGGTCACCGACGTGGCGGCCTATATCGGCACGAGCAATTGGTCGGGCGATTACTTCATCGATACGGCTG GAATCGGCACCGTCTTCGAGACCGTCAGGCAGCAGAACGGGGACAGCGTAAGGCAACAGCTGGAAGACGTCTTTCACCGTGACTGGTATTCCAATTATTCCTTTCCGCTAAAC CCGCCATTTACCCGATATCGCGCTTGCGTTTGCACAGATAGCAGACACAATTGCGTGCCTGACAGACATATCGCTTAA